The DNA window AACAGGAAGTTCTTGATCAGCTGGAGGCAAAAGGACCCATTAGCCCACAGCTCTGCAGTCAACACCAGCATCAGCAGGAACACCACCAAGATGAGAAGAGAATGAACCTGCAGCTCCACCTTTGATGAGACCTGAACATgtgacaacagcagcagcaggagcacgTAGATGCCCAGGGCCATGGAACCTCTTTCTAGAACCACACACCTCTGCCGCAGCACATTCTTGCTCATGACGTCGACACAGCCATCAAGGATGAGGAAAATGAACACAGTGAGATGCTGCCACTTGTGAGGGTACATAAACCTTGGTGGTGTCTCTTTGTTGATCAGTACCATCCCATTATCCAGACAGAAGACCACATAAAATGTTAAGAGGGAGCCAGTCACTATCTTCAGCCAGCCTCCAAAAGCTATTTTCCACAGCTTGGAACATCTCTTTTGATTCTTGGGAAGGTTTGAAAGATGAACGGGAGAGTCATTAGCTATCATGGTCTTGGAGACCACTATTGCCTGATATAatccataaaagaaaatgtataaccCTGGAAAGAAATGGCCACCGAACCTTTCATTCCCCATGAAATGATAGGTCTATTTGtataaaaagtaaagaagagaACTTGAGATTTCTCGGCCTTCCTCTCGCTCATGAGCTCATCAAGTTTTGGTTGTACGCACAGACATAGTGTCTACCTATTTTTATCGTCTCCTTCTGCCCACTTCTCTCTCCCACAGAATGGAAAGTTCTGGACAGGAGCCCTACACCTTGGGTGAGGGGCGTCTCATTGTCTCATTCCCTTCCAGTACACAGTGAATTGACTGACTGCTGCCAAAGGAGGGGGTGTGAATGTCTCGGAGAGTGCACGAGCCTGTTTGATTGTGTGCTCTCACCAGCTCTGCTTTGGGGCCCTGCAAGAGCCTCTGCTCAACCCTGTCCCCTCTCTCATGGCTTGATTTCTCCTGAGCCCATCTAGTTCCTAGAGCTAGGTGGTGCCTAATCACAGAGAGTATCTAGGAAAGGACTGGCTAACTCACAAGTCCATGCATCCCGTTTATTGGCTCATACACTGAAGGCAAATATTTGAGTTTCGAGGTTTGATGTAGgccttgttatgtagcccagactagcctctaactcatgattttcctgtcttagtttctccagtactgggattatagctgtGCACTGCCACAGCGAGAAAACATCTGGGTTTGTGCTTACATGTGTAAAGCTCCTACTTGGCATCTTTATTCTTTCACAATAGGATGCCTAAGGGCCAGCTGGAAAGAAGCTCCCCTGCCCTTCAGTGGTTCTTAGCTGGATAATAGATGGGCTGACAAGCCAGCTCTGAGATGAGTTTTGGAGCACTATGGCAGAAAGTCTTACTAAAATGCAGATACAGATATCTTGTGACATGTAAATCCAGCCAGTTGCTTGTATTTTAATGAGAGTTATCATCTCAACTTTATTCTCCCTTTAACAATTATTGTTATGTGTGTAATACACAAGGGCAGAAAGAGCCCTGGGCACTAGATGTCAGCTAGCTGCATACATGGGATTTCAACCAAGCTGAGGGTATTCCATacttcttgtcttgttttgttcttgaggtagagtctcaggctagcctcaaaatctTGTTCCCACTCACTGCATCTACCTTCTATGTACTGAAGggacaggcatgaaccaccatgtgtgtgtatatgtgtgtgtaaattaagGTGTATAGTCTGTTGTTTTGATGTACATAGATCTTATGGCATGTTTACTATAGTCAAAATAGTCAAAATAATTAACCTGTCCATCATCTTTCATAGTCACATGTGTTTGTGGCTAGACCACTTAAGTCTATGCTCAGCAAACTTCAAATGCATGATACAGTATTATGAGCTATAATCAGTATGCTGTACATTACAGCTCTAGAACTTCTCCATCCCCCACTACTGAAGTCTATAGCTCTTCCAACGTCTCCCTGTTTCTGAACTCTTCCCACTGTCTCTGGCAACTGCCATTTGTTCTCTGCTCCTGTAAATTTAACTTTTGGGCAgtggtttgagacaaggtttctctgtggctttggaggctgtcccggaactagttcttgtagaccaggctggtctcgaactcacagagatctgcctgcctctgcctccctagtgctgggattaaaggtgtgcactacctaAGATCCCACATAAATGAGACAATTCAGCATTTGCTTTTGTCTTAATGATTTGACTTAACCCAGGGCCTTCTGGGTTCATCTGTGTTGTTAAAGGTGGCAGACGCTCCTTCTTCTAGGGCTGAATAAGATAGCATTCTACACAGCATCTCTGTACACAAGGCTTTAGTGTGCATAAGGCTTAACTCTGTCCTCTCAGACTTAGGCATCCACTAAGAACATTGGAGCAGACCCTCATAGGTAAGATGAAATGGTTATGTCAGAGAAATCTGGGCCATCCTTTTCACCAGTGAAATTAGATCTGAGTGTGAAAATACCGTTTCAGAGTTTCAGATTGCTCTACAGAGGAACTTACCTCTCTCATTGTAACGTATTTTGGAaattcttttctatctttttctaCTCAAGTGTGGTGTAGGCTGGCGAGCAAGCTACaggatttctttcctttcttaaagaaaattatttttatgcttttagattatgtgtaggcatgtgtgtctTCTGAATGTGAGTATGTACAGAGTGTAGGTGCTCACAGAACCCAGaggcattggatttcctggagctggacttatagatggttgtgaaccacctgacgTGGATGCCGGGAACCatacttgggtcctctagaagggcagcaagagcttttaaccactgagccatctctctagccccttaatttaaaaaaatgtattgggGCTGTCCATGCCTGCTATGATTTGATGTGGTGGTTAGAGGGTTACTTGCAGTCTTCTTCCACCACATCAGTTCCAGAGTTTAAACTCAGATagggttggcagcaagtgtcttcatCTAGTTGGCCATCCTGCAGACCCCCAggatttctcttcttcttttgtaTACCTACTGACCACATCCCCTCCCTTTTGCAGTTGGAAGTATACTCACACCTGAGTCCCTGCCTATAGAATGTGAATAcgagtgatatatatatattactatcTGGTCTCAGCCATACAACCCTCCCTCACATTCCACgacactttcctttcttttatctttatacAGAGTATCTCATCTTACTTAAGAGTTAAATGTTAAGCTCAGCATGGTGCTGCACACATTTactcccaacatttgggaggcagaagcagtggat is part of the Cricetulus griseus strain 17A/GY chromosome 5, alternate assembly CriGri-PICRH-1.0, whole genome shotgun sequence genome and encodes:
- the LOC100763587 gene encoding transmembrane epididymal protein 1A, with translation MGNERFGGHFFPGLYIFFYGLYQAIVVSKTMIANDSPVHLSNLPKNQKRCSKLWKIAFGGWLKIVTGSLLTFYVVFCLDNGMVLINKETPPRFMYPHKWQHLTVFIFLILDGCVDVMSKNVLRQRCVVLERGSMALGIYVLLLLLLSHVQVSSKVELQVHSLLILVVFLLMLVLTAELWANGSFCLQLIKNFLFLMMGSWLMHSGFILFRPISGYPWKDDDIMFVTTFFCWHVMINALCLLGVYGFSSFWHRCYCPSLRLIGSKEVLYLESSSGTFYGLLPEAEQQDKDDQALLLSESSSCGRA